In Chloroflexota bacterium, one DNA window encodes the following:
- a CDS encoding DUF1697 domain-containing protein, translating to MSDGVYIALLRAINVGGTKKLLMADLRAMFEASGCSDVRTYIQSGNVVFRAEPALAERLPSLIEAEIAASHGFEVPVVTRTAAEWTAVVDGNPFLAAGADPAHLHVGFLASTPSAARIAELDPDRSPQDAFEIRGREVYLHFPNGTARSKLTVDYFDRTLGTTITIRNWRTVGKLLEMAGAD from the coding sequence ATGAGCGATGGCGTTTACATCGCGCTGCTGCGGGCCATCAATGTCGGCGGCACGAAGAAGCTGCTGATGGCCGACCTTCGGGCGATGTTCGAGGCGTCGGGCTGCTCCGATGTGCGGACGTATATCCAAAGCGGCAACGTCGTGTTCCGGGCGGAGCCGGCGCTGGCGGAGCGTCTTCCGTCGCTCATCGAAGCTGAGATCGCCGCAAGCCACGGGTTCGAGGTGCCGGTCGTGACACGGACGGCGGCCGAGTGGACCGCGGTCGTGGACGGCAATCCGTTTCTGGCGGCGGGGGCCGACCCGGCCCACCTTCATGTGGGGTTCTTGGCGAGTACGCCGAGCGCAGCGCGGATCGCGGAACTCGATCCGGACCGCTCGCCGCAGGACGCCTTCGAGATTCGGGGACGCGAGGTCTATCTGCACTTTCCGAATGGCACGGCGCGGTCGAAGCTGACGGTCGACTACTTCGACCGGACATTGGGAACGACGATCACCATTCGCAATTGGCGCACGGTCGGCAAGCTGCTCGAGATGGCTGGCGCCGACTGA
- a CDS encoding GH116 family glycosyl-hydrolase translates to MSTDQPALNPAWPVLRRYRGEHLRRVAMPIGGIGTGTVSLGGRGNLRDWEIVNRPAKGFVPNVPITRNMTEPRAFFAARVQVQGHPPVTRLLEGDLDPVEYEGTLGSPASHHGLPRFADASFHTAYPLAQVCLRDPDVPVDLRLEAFNPLIPGRADDSGLPVAVLRWMAGNPSDVPMQVSVCAVLANFIGTDGKHGQPKRNVNRWRLGNGLRGLDMRSDGVPADAEQWGTLALTVLDAPDQTVTARTAWYDVPWGDALLDFWEDFSADGRLDDRPPGAADSPTASLAATVDLAPGQDRAVTFLLAWHFPNRLTWDVMRTGDDRADWVGNHYAARVPDAWTAAEDAAARLPDLERDTVRFVRAFCDADIPDAIKEAALFNLSTLRSQTAFRSADGGFYGFEGCFDDAGAGFGTCTHVWNYEHATGYLFGDLARGMRDVEFNESTASDGHMEFRAALPRGRASAWGLAAADGQLGCLVKLYRDWQLSGDDDFLRRLWPGARRALEFCWIEGGWDADRDGVMEGCQHNTMDVEYFGPNPEIGGWYLAALRAGEEMAAHVGETEFAAECRRLFEQGRAWIDANLFNGDYFEHQIRPQPDRSRIAPGLRRPEKYAAQNLEDPEHQVGSGCLVGQLVGQAAARLGGLGPLLDPDHVAATLRSIMRHNFRPSMRGHVNHFRSYALADEAGLVIAAYPRGDRPERPFPYCNEVWSGLEYTAAVGMLQEGQPDAALQVIEAVRARHDGARRNPFDEPEYGHHYARAMAAWGAVVAVAGFGYSAVRAEMRFAADPGTAFWSNGSAWGTCTRTKNDHGWHVRLDVLGGEVRLRAFELTDVGRVEFDAGCEVHLDSPLTLHIPA, encoded by the coding sequence ATGTCCACCGACCAGCCGGCCCTCAATCCCGCCTGGCCCGTGTTGCGCCGCTATCGCGGCGAGCACCTGCGGCGCGTGGCCATGCCCATCGGCGGCATCGGCACCGGCACCGTCTCGCTGGGCGGACGCGGCAATCTCCGCGACTGGGAAATCGTCAACCGCCCCGCCAAGGGCTTCGTCCCCAACGTCCCCATCACGCGCAACATGACCGAGCCGCGCGCATTCTTCGCCGCCCGAGTTCAGGTCCAGGGCCATCCTCCTGTCACCCGACTGCTCGAAGGCGATCTCGATCCGGTCGAATATGAAGGGACGCTGGGCTCCCCAGCGTCGCACCACGGCCTGCCGCGCTTTGCCGACGCCTCGTTTCACACCGCCTATCCGCTGGCGCAGGTGTGCTTGCGCGATCCCGATGTTCCCGTCGACCTCCGCCTCGAAGCGTTCAACCCGCTCATCCCCGGCCGCGCCGACGACAGCGGACTTCCCGTGGCGGTGCTGCGCTGGATGGCCGGCAACCCGTCGGACGTCCCGATGCAGGTTTCGGTCTGCGCCGTCCTGGCCAACTTCATCGGCACCGACGGAAAGCACGGCCAGCCCAAGCGCAACGTCAACCGCTGGCGCCTGGGCAACGGCCTGCGCGGGCTCGACATGCGCTCCGACGGTGTGCCCGCCGACGCCGAGCAGTGGGGCACCCTGGCCCTCACGGTCCTCGACGCCCCTGACCAGACCGTCACCGCCCGCACCGCCTGGTACGACGTGCCCTGGGGCGACGCGCTGCTGGACTTCTGGGAGGACTTCAGCGCCGACGGCCGGCTAGACGATCGCCCGCCCGGCGCCGCCGATTCGCCCACGGCCTCACTCGCCGCAACGGTGGACCTGGCACCGGGCCAGGATCGCGCCGTCACCTTCCTGCTCGCCTGGCACTTCCCCAACCGCCTCACCTGGGACGTCATGCGCACCGGCGATGACCGCGCTGACTGGGTCGGCAATCACTATGCCGCCCGCGTCCCGGACGCCTGGACCGCCGCCGAAGACGCCGCAGCCCGTCTGCCCGACCTCGAGCGCGACACGGTCCGGTTTGTGCGCGCCTTTTGTGACGCCGACATTCCCGACGCGATAAAGGAAGCCGCGCTCTTCAACCTCAGCACGCTGCGCTCCCAGACTGCCTTTCGCAGCGCCGACGGCGGCTTCTACGGCTTCGAGGGCTGCTTCGACGACGCCGGCGCGGGCTTCGGCACCTGCACCCACGTTTGGAACTACGAGCACGCCACGGGTTATCTCTTCGGCGACCTGGCGCGGGGCATGCGCGACGTCGAGTTCAACGAGTCCACCGCCAGCGACGGCCACATGGAGTTCCGCGCGGCGCTCCCCCGCGGCCGCGCCTCCGCCTGGGGTCTGGCCGCCGCCGACGGCCAGCTTGGCTGCCTGGTCAAGCTCTACCGCGACTGGCAGCTCAGCGGTGACGACGACTTCCTGCGGCGCCTATGGCCCGGTGCGCGCCGCGCGCTCGAGTTCTGCTGGATCGAGGGCGGCTGGGACGCCGACCGCGACGGCGTCATGGAGGGCTGCCAGCACAACACCATGGACGTGGAGTACTTCGGCCCCAACCCCGAGATCGGCGGCTGGTATCTGGCGGCGCTGCGCGCGGGGGAGGAGATGGCCGCCCACGTCGGCGAGACCGAATTCGCCGCCGAGTGCCGCCGCCTCTTCGAGCAGGGACGCGCCTGGATCGACGCCAACCTCTTCAACGGCGACTACTTCGAGCACCAAATCCGACCGCAGCCGGACCGCTCGCGCATCGCCCCGGGCCTGCGCCGGCCCGAGAAGTACGCCGCCCAGAACCTAGAAGACCCCGAGCACCAGGTGGGCAGCGGCTGTCTGGTCGGCCAGCTCGTCGGCCAGGCCGCCGCCCGCCTCGGCGGGCTCGGCCCGCTGCTCGATCCCGACCACGTGGCCGCGACGCTGCGGTCGATCATGCGCCACAATTTCCGCCCGTCGATGCGGGGCCACGTCAACCACTTCCGCAGCTACGCCCTCGCCGACGAGGCCGGCCTAGTCATCGCCGCCTATCCCCGCGGCGACCGCCCCGAGCGCCCCTTCCCCTACTGCAACGAGGTTTGGTCCGGCCTCGAATACACGGCCGCCGTCGGCATGCTGCAGGAGGGCCAGCCGGACGCCGCGCTGCAAGTGATCGAGGCCGTGCGCGCCCGCCACGACGGCGCGCGGCGCAATCCGTTCGACGAGCCGGAATACGGCCATCACTACGCCCGCGCCATGGCCGCCTGGGGTGCCGTGGTCGCCGTCGCCGGCTTCGGCTACTCCGCTGTCCGCGCCGAGATGCGCTTCGCCGCCGACCCCGGCACGGCCTTCTGGTCCAACGGCTCCGCCTGGGGCACCTGCACCCGCACCAAGAACGACCACGGCTGGCACGTGCGTCTGGACGTGCTCGGCGGCGAGGTCCGCCTGCGCGCCTTCGAGCTCACGGACGTCGGTCGCGTGGAGTTCGATGCCGGATGCGAGGTGCATCTGGACAGTCCGCTCACGCTTCACATACCTGCCTAG
- a CDS encoding DUF2384 domain-containing protein, translating to MIRETTMALLAERLGQVATELRLDQADLARILGASPRTVARWLQEETAPRRDTRERILELVAVLNALSKTVHGQAAYDWLYSPIPALEHRKPADLLAQGRYREVLGAIDALAEGVFV from the coding sequence TTGATCCGCGAGACGACAATGGCATTGCTCGCAGAGCGCCTGGGGCAGGTAGCAACGGAACTGCGTCTCGATCAGGCTGACTTGGCGCGAATCCTTGGGGCGAGTCCCCGCACCGTGGCGCGCTGGCTCCAGGAAGAAACTGCGCCGCGAAGAGATACGCGCGAGCGCATACTGGAGCTCGTCGCGGTGTTGAACGCCTTGTCGAAGACCGTCCACGGGCAGGCCGCCTACGACTGGCTCTATTCACCGATTCCGGCTCTCGAGCATCGAAAGCCCGCCGATCTCCTCGCCCAAGGCCGCTACCGCGAAGTATTGGGCGCGATCGACGCGTTGGCCGAAGGGGTGTTTGTCTAG